The genome window TCTGGATTCTGTACGCGTGTCAGTTCGCGATATGATACATATCCTGAAAACCAATAAACCCTACCTTCATTTTGAGATCGGTTTCATGCTGTATGGTTTTGCTTTCATGGCAACCTACCCTTTAATTAATATCTATTTCAAGGATGGTCTGGCTTTAAATTATTCCAGTGTGGCTTTTTATAAAAATGCTTATAATATACTCGCAATTTTCATGTTGCCTTTTTTTGGCAAGCTTATGGGGAATATTGATCCCAGGAAGTTTGCATCTTTTTCATTTGGTTCCCTTCTGCTTTATCTCTTCTTTACCGTTTTTACTGAGTATTTCCCTTATTACCGTGACCTATGGGATATACGCCTGTATTTTAGCCTGATGCTTGCCTTTATATTCTATGGAGTTTTTGCTGCCACCATGCCTCTACTTTGGAATATCGGTTCTGCATACTTCTGTAAACCTTCCGATGCCGATGATTATCAGGAATTACATTTATTCCTGACCGGATTTCGGTCCTTGTTTTCTCCGGTTGCAGGAGTATTTCTCTACAATCTTATTGGGATGAAAGCTACTTTTATCCTTGCTATTTTGAGCCTCATTCTCTCAATGCTGGTCATGCGATGGTCGTATAAGAAAAATGCTCCCTCCGGCATCTAAAAAAGTTTTTTTTTACTTTAACCATTGCCTG of Bacteroidota bacterium contains these proteins:
- a CDS encoding MFS transporter; the protein is MFRFRYLNLEKNEWLTFRLHTIYFAIEGIVLGVLALNEYVFIKSMQGSDYQLAFLFQFSMMVFVFLIIFNAIRKRIRNKKIMLRVTALVTRLPLVLIFFFPRNEAEMMLHPGYHYIFLGLFLIYYFGNIVIFPAINVLLKTNYRHQNFGKLYSYTTSLNKVILLVTTFIYGLMLDMNSFVFVYIFPVVAILSLISIFFLSRIPYENIQQYPKGKNILDSVRVSVRDMIHILKTNKPYLHFEIGFMLYGFAFMATYPLINIYFKDGLALNYSSVAFYKNAYNILAIFMLPFFGKLMGNIDPRKFASFSFGSLLLYLFFTVFTEYFPYYRDLWDIRLYFSLMLAFIFYGVFAATMPLLWNIGSAYFCKPSDADDYQELHLFLTGFRSLFSPVAGVFLYNLIGMKATFILAILSLILSMLVMRWSYKKNAPSGI